CTTTCCAACGCGTCGCCGGCCTCAAAGGACTCCAACTGCCGGCGTTTGGGAATAGTCCATGTCGACCCAACCAGTGTCGCCGAGCGGCTCGCTGTATTGCGTAATAACCGCCACCCACCCACAAAAAAGCCCAGACTCGCCATGGCCGCAGACAGCATTAGATGGAGGCCGCCGCGCCCCAGATCAAAAGTAAGGCCTACGGTGCCGGTGATGATATCGAAGAGTCCCATGTCCCGCAGATCGCGGACGTGAAGTTCGTTGTCCTCCCCGCGGGTGACCAGGGCCCCCTGGTAGATGGTTTCGTTGCGTTTGCGCAGTGCTTTGTTGACGATATGGATGGCATCCTCGGCATCCTTTTCGTCGGTGAACCTGACAACGATCATTTCAGGTTCGCTGGCCGGTTCCGTTTCCCTTTTCGACTCGGCGATTTCCAGTTCCAGATCTGCGATCACTTCAGCAATGCTGTCTTCCGCCACCGTTTCTTGCGTCTCTTCCTTGCTCATGGTTCTCTCCTAAATATATTCAACGAGTTACTTACTGGAGTTATGCACTTGGGAATATTCGGGTCAAATGACATCCTGAGCTTGTCGAAGGGCGGCATTTGACCCGGTCGCACTCAGTATGCGATCTGCGTAACTCCAGTTGCTTATTGCGGCACAACGATACCCAAAGTTCCCAGCACGCTGATTAACGTCACTGTTGCGCCGCCCCAAATCACGATGGCTGCCCCGACGGCGACAGTCGACAACAGGAGGTAGAGAACGGGCAATATGGCTGTCTTCCAGCCTTTGGTCTCATGGGCGATCGCCGTACCAATCCAGACGCCAATTAAGATCAAGACGGTCACCACCAGGATGACGATGTGGGCCAGAGGCTGGTACAGGGCAAACACCAGCAGCAACGCCGGGCTTTGGGCGAATCCCACCGCTCGCGTGGTCCTGGCAAATGAGCCCTTGCGCGTCAACAGGTACCCCGTACCATACAGGGCCACCATCGAAAACAACAGACCCACTATTCGCGCCGGCACCACTACCAGGTCCCCCACATTGATACCCCGCATGACCAACGCCAGCAAGGTCGTGCCCAGTATGCCCACCAACAATGCTGGGCCCGTCATCAGCGGATCCTTGACAACCCCTTCGAAGGCATCCCGGTCGGGGATCAGGCAGCGGAAAACGTGGTGCAGCCACGTCCCCACCATGCCCAGCCCTTTGGCCAGGTTTTTCGGCTTCCAGTCCTCGGTAGCAACCTCTCCCTCAACCTCAACCGGTTTCGGTGCAGGCACCGGCGCGCCACGGTGTTTGTTCAGAATATGGAACACGTCGATCGAGTTGCGCGTCTCCGTCACCTCCATGTCCGCAGGATGGAAGATGAACGCATCCGTTTGTTCACCGCCCAGCCCACCGTGGCTGCCGATCAACTCTTCCAGCGCGGCCACCGTGCCATCCGGGTATACCGTGCTGATGAGCATCAGGTCCCCTGCATGGGGGAAGTCCATCACCCGTCGTACCTGCCAGGCCCTCGTTTCAACGGTAGACGCCCCATATCCTTCAGATGGCGCGTACATCAGCAGGGGGTCAATCCCTTCCACCTCGCCGGTGTGCAGGTTGCGCATGCCATCATCGCCAATGGCGATCGGCGTGCCGTCGTCCGTGTATCCGCACACCAACCCTATGCCCTCATGTTCGATCAGCGCATCCACCATGCCGGGATAGGCGGCATTCAGTTCCGCCAGCGTGATCTTGCGCGGGAAGAGGTCAAAGTAGACCTGGGCCAGGTTGCCGCTGCCATACGCTGTCACATCGGCAGGCTTGGTCGCGGCCGCCAGCCGCGCCTGCTGTTCCGCCGTAGCCCGGTCGGTAAGCCGTTCTCCCTGCGTGGCCAGCCCTTTGACGGTCCGGCTTTCTTCGCCCGCCTGCCGCGCGTTGGCCAACTCTGCACCGGTGGAGTTCAGCGACATCATGCCTGTGTCCCCACCAAAGGCCGCCGCCACCGTCGTGCCCTCCGGCAACTGCTTTTCGATGAAATCCTTGATCGATATCCCGTAGCGCTGCAGAAAGGTCGGCCCAAAAGACTGCCCGTGATCCGACAGGATGATCAGGTCGTAGTATCCCGGCGCCTTTTCCTTGATGGTATGTCGTATGCGCTGGATTGTCTTGTCGAAGCGGGCCAGGTCGTTGAAGGCGTCGGTCGTCCACGGCCCCGAGTGGTGAGCCACCTCATCGTAGCCGGGCCAGGTCAGGTAGATCGACGGCGAGCCTCTCATGATATCGAAGACCGCAAAGCTGGCACCCAGATCTCGCACAAACACCGATGTGGCCGGCCGCACAAAGGGATAGAAGTGGGCCAGCCTGTTCAAGCGTGGATAGACGTCGTGCCGGCGCTGCTGCCACCCCTCCCACAATTCCACCCCTACCATTCCCAGGTAGCGGGCGATGGTACTCAACAGGAAGGACGGGTCGAGCATCAAGAGGGAAACATCGTCTGCCCGTCGTTTCGCTTCCTCGCCGTCCGGTGGCCTCAGATCGGCCACCGTCATCAGCGATTTGTAGGCGTCGCCGTTCAGCATGTTAGATACACTGGTGCCGCCGCGCATCAGGCCGTTGCCATGGGCGTAGCGGTCGTTCAGTTCCTCGGCATCGCTGCTCGACACTATCAGCTTGCCCTGGGTCTTGTCGTACCAGCGGAAGGCTGGAATGTCGCTGTTGTCACCGAACATGATGCCGGCCTGGCAAGCCGAGGTCTGCGAGGGAAGGCCGCAATCCACCTTGGAGAGCTCATAGCCATCTTCTTCCATCATGGCCGACAAAGTGGGCAATCTGCCTTCGGCAAGGGCCTTTTTGATATGATGATAGCTAAGTCCGTCGATCTCCAACATCATCAGTTTGCGCCCCGGCTCATCCGCCGTCGGAAAGGGCGTTGCCGCCGCCCTCTCTTCCGTGCGCCGGCGATAGTAGGAGTCCTCATCCCCCAGATTGAGTAAAGTGGAAAGGACAGTGTTGATAGCAGCGATAATAATGCTGGCCACAACCATGTTGAAAATGCCGCCCAACTCAAACCCGGGTAATAACCAGGCAGCCAGGGCCAGGGCAACGACGTTCAGCAGAAAACCGACCGCAAAGAGCAGGAAAAAGCCCAGAGGCCGGGAAATATATAACACCACCGGCCGCAGCAGCAGGTTGATCAGGCCGATCAGGATGGCCGCAGCTACCGCATGCAGCCAGCGCGGCCCCAGCGGGGTCGCGACAAACGCCATGGCTGGAAGGATCCAGGCGGTGATCATGAGTGCCGCCGAAGTCACAAGAGTCGTGACGACCAGGCGCACTGTCCAGATGGCGAATCGTTCGATAGTGTTACTCATTCTCTGCTGTTCCTGAAAACCCAAGACCCTCTCGGGTCAGCTGGCGGGGTAACATGGAGGTCATCCCCAAAAACCCATATTGCGCGAACATACTCATTAACAGGACGTCTGTAGCTACAGGTTACTCCGTCCCGACAAACGAACGCGCAAGATGTCACCTGCAATGCTGCCCACCCCGAAATGTCAACAGAGTGGGCAGCGTCGAAATTTCACCGGTACTGGAAAACTACGACTGTTTGTCCGTAGCCTCGCCGTCGTCGGCCTCGTCACCGGTCTCATCATCAACCGCAGCGGCATCCTCAGGGACAGCCACAGCGAGATAACCGTCAGAAACAACTTCGCCTGCAGCGTCGATGCCCACGACACGCTCACCAGCGATCACGTCCCCTTCAGGGTCAGTCAACTCACCGGCCCTGTATTGCGCGATCTCGCCAGAGAGTTCATCGCTCACCGTCATGGTCACCACATTGGCGGTGTAGCCAGCCATGCTATTGATCACACCCTCACTGTAGGTGTCCTCAAGCAGCATCAGCAAAGCTGAACTGTCGGGCGTCAGATTCTCGCCCAGCTCCTCCAGGTCTTTTTTGGGAATAGACCGGCCGAGGTAATGGCCGGCGATACCGCCCAGAGCTGCGCCGCCCAGGGCCCAGACCAGCAAGCCGGCCGGTCCGCCGATCAAGGCCAGCAGACCGCCGGTAATACCACCAACAGCAGCGCCAACGCCGCCGCTGCCTGGCTCATGGATGTGGGTTTTTCCCTTTTTATCCTGTTCGACAACAGCCTCCGCCAGGATCTCATAGCCGGCCAATTCGCCGGAGGACTTGATCTCCTTGAGGGCTTCGCCGGCGGTCTTCTGGCCTATAAAGGTGAAGGCCAGAATCTCATAGATCTCGCTGCCTGCTTCTTTTTGTTTACTCATGGTATCTGTTCCTTTCAATCACATAGGTGGTTTGAACGTGACATGCCTGTTTTGGCGTCTGCCTGGTCGATGTTGAACCAGGCAGGCTATGGGCAGCCGTTATCGTGGGAAAGCGAATCGTATTTTACCCTAAATCGCTTCAGTGAACAATTTTTCCGCCCTGTACGGCAAGATTGCATCTTGCCTGGCATCTTACCTGGACAAAATGCAATCTTATCCTACCTCTTTTGCACTACGACGCCTGCTGCTCTGTACGGCAAGATTGCATCTTGCCCGGCATCTTTCCCGGACAAGATACAATCTTGTCCTACTCAGTCAAGCGCCATCCAGGCCCGGACCTGCATCTCATGATCCACGTAGGGTTCGCCGCTGACGTCGACCACCACCTTGACAATCTCGCCCCCTTCGAACTCGAAGGGCGGCAGATATTCCGGTGAGGTCGGCGATCCGCCGTCCTTCCCGATGTTCAGGCCGTCGCCGGCCAGGGCGAACGATCCCGGCTGGGTCCAGATTTCCGACTCGCCGACAACCTTGTCGTCCATGTACAGCTTCAGCGTGCCGATGGCGCTCTTGGTCACGTCATCCATACCGGTCTTGGTGAACTCGGCTGTATAGACGTGATGTCCCGGCGTGACACCCGCGAATCTCGTATATTGCAGCTTCTCACCCAGCCAGTTGTAGAGGTAGACAAGCTCGCCATCCTTGATGTACAGGGTATGGCCGCCACCGACGCCGCCGTGGGCGAACAAAACGCCTTCGGCATCCTCGGACTCAATCAGCATCTGCGCGGCAATCGTGTAGTTGCGCCCCTTGACAACTACCGCCACCGATTCCGGCACTTCGGCCGTCCCGGGATAGTAGACATAATGCTCGCGCGGTTTGCCTGATTCCGGCCGTTCGCGGTTGAGCTGCTCAGTGGCCGTGCGATCGTCCACCGGGAAACCGTTATACAGGCCGGCATTGTAGAACCACAGTCCGATCAATTCCTGTAATTTTTCAGGGTTCTCAGCGGCCACGTTGGTCGACTGCGAGCGATCCTCGCTCAGGTGGTAAAGCTCCCATTCATCCTTCTCGAAGTGGCCCCAACCAGAGAGCGCCGGGTGCAGCGCCGTAGCCAGCCAACCCTCGTGGTAAATCGAGCGCATGCCCAACATAGAGTAGAACTGCGTCTGTCGTTCCGGCGCATCGGCATCGCTGAAAGTGTCAGCGAAACTATTGCCCTCGATCGGGCTCTGCAAGTGCCCTTTTACGTAGTCCGGCGGCTCGACGCCCAGCATGTCGTAAATCGTGGGCACAACGTCGATAGCATGTAGATATTGGTGGCGCACGCCGCCGGCCTCGATCTGCGCCGGCCAGGACATAAGCATCATATCGCAGACGCCGCCTTCGTAGCCCGCATACCGTTTCCAGTAAGGGAACGGCGTGTCAAAGGCCCAGGCCCAGCCGGTATTGTAATGATTGTATGAGCTAGGGCCGCCGAGTTCGTCGATCTTGGCCAGGTTGGCCTCAACCGTGTCTTCTACGTTGTTGAAGAACTTGTTCTCATTGAAGGAGCCATTAGGTCCGCCTTCGGCGCTGGCGCCGTTGTCGGAGGTCACAAAGATGATCGTGTTCTCGAGTTGCCCGGATTCTTCCAGGTAGTCGATCAGACGGCCCATCTCGAAGTCCGTATAGGAAATGAAACCGGCGTAGACCTCGGCCATACGCGCAAAGAGACGCTTTTCGTCGTCGTCCAGCGAATCCCAGGGCTTCACGTAGTCCAGACTCGGCCAGGGTACGCCTGTCGGGCTGGTTACATCAGGCTCGCCATGCGGGTTGATTTCCGAAAGCTGCACATCATCAGCCAGTAAACCCAATTCCTTCTGCTTGGCCAGGATGTCTTCGCGAATCGCCTCGTAGCCCTCGTCGAACTTGCCTTTGTACTTGTCCGCCCATTCTTTCCACACGTGATGCGGCGCATGCCCGGCGCCGGGGCAGTAGTACATGTACCACGGTTTATCCGGGTTGACCGCCTTGGCATCCATAATGAACTCAATCGATTTATCGGCCAGATCCTTGGAGATATGGTAGCCGTCCTCGGGTCCATAGGGCGCTTCAACGGGATGGTTGTCGCTGATCAAGTCGGGCCAGTACTGGTGCGTCTCGCCGCCCAGGAAACCGTAATAACGCTCGAAACCGCGGCCCAGCGGCCAGCGATGCCTCCACGAGGACATATCGACCTCATCGGCCGGGGTCAGATGCCACTTGCCGACGGCGTAGGTGTTCCAACCGCGCTCACCGAGCACCTCGGAAATGAAGCCGTTCTCAAACGGGATACGACCGGATGCGCCGGGGAAGCCGTCGGCCGTTTCCGTGATGCTGGCCATACCGTTGCTGGTGGCGTTGCGACCGGTCAGCAGGCTCGAACGCGTGGGTGAGCAGAGGGCCGTGGTATGGAAATTCGAATAACGAATGCCCATATCGGCGATGCGCTTCATATTGGGAGTCTCGATCGGCCCGCCATAGAGGTCCATTGCGCCGAAGCCCACGTCGTCCCAGATGATCATCAATACATTCGGCGCGCCTTCGGGCGCGACCGGCTGCAGATAGGGCCCCCAGTCGGGAACAGAGTCGCGGGCATCCAGGTTGATGACGCCCTTATATTCCTTTGCCATGTTATTACTCCTTGTCTTGTTTACAATACCAAGTTTTTTTCTCTCAGGGTCTCCAGGACCGGTTAAGGATTAGAAAACCGTCTTCATCGCCATCTTGGCTTTAGCTGGGACTCTCTCTCTTCGTCTCTTCCGAGTCCTCCTTGAACATTCTGCCGAGTGCCTTCGAATCTTCCGGATCTTCTTCGGCAATAGCCCCGACAAAAGTAGGCATGAAAAGGCTCATGACGCCGTTGACCTCCTCTTCCGTCGCGCCCGTCTCCTTGGCGATCTCCTTGTTCATCTTGTGGCCTTTGTCGCCAAAGATATTGAAGAAATCATCTTCTGATTCCTTTCTGCTCTTCTCTTTCTTGCTCTTCTTCTTCTTCGAATCCTTGAAGAGTAGATCGGTGATCTGGGGATCATCCGCGGCGATAAAAGCCATCATTGGAACCCCAACAGCTAGGATGCTGCCCACTTTCGAATCGGACAGACCCAACACATTGGAAATCGAACTTACCGCCAGGGCCGTTGCCGATGAGACAACAAAACCGGTGGCCGTTTTCTTCATCATTTTTCCCATTATGCCCATTGTGAAACTCTCCTTTTGCCAACTAATGATCTATCAATTCTCAATTTGATCATGCGCATAAACGCGCTGCCAATCCTCTTTCATATCGACAACAGTCCACCCTTTCTCAAGCGCCTCAACCCACGCTACATCCAGGCCGCCGATGTGCGCGCCGCGATCGTAGGCGTATTCGCGCTCGGCGTCGGTGTGGTGCACCAGGCCGCAGAAACGGAGGCCATCTCCCGATGCCGTCCACTGCAGCATCTCGTGGTCGCCGTCGGAATTGCCGAAAGCCAAAACCGGCCGCCGGCCGATATAGCGGTTGATGCCCACCGGCTTGCCGGCCTCGTCGTCGATGTGATTGATCTCCGCCAGGCGCACCAGCACCGGCCCATCCTCGCGCATCTCGTAAACTGTTTCAATACTGGTGCCGATCACCTGCTGCGGCGGGATGCCGTATACGCGTTCCGACCACGGGCGCATGAATTCGATGCCGCCGCCGGATACGATATAGGTTGTAAAGCCATGGTGGCGCAGATAGCGCAGCAGCTCCAGCATCGGCTGAAAT
Above is a genomic segment from Chloroflexota bacterium containing:
- a CDS encoding DUF1269 domain-containing protein codes for the protein MSKQKEAGSEIYEILAFTFIGQKTAGEALKEIKSSGELAGYEILAEAVVEQDKKGKTHIHEPGSGGVGAAVGGITGGLLALIGGPAGLLVWALGGAALGGIAGHYLGRSIPKKDLEELGENLTPDSSALLMLLEDTYSEGVINSMAGYTANVVTMTVSDELSGEIAQYRAGELTDPEGDVIAGERVVGIDAAGEVVSDGYLAVAVPEDAAAVDDETGDEADDGEATDKQS
- a CDS encoding arylsulfatase, with the protein product MAKEYKGVINLDARDSVPDWGPYLQPVAPEGAPNVLMIIWDDVGFGAMDLYGGPIETPNMKRIADMGIRYSNFHTTALCSPTRSSLLTGRNATSNGMASITETADGFPGASGRIPFENGFISEVLGERGWNTYAVGKWHLTPADEVDMSSWRHRWPLGRGFERYYGFLGGETHQYWPDLISDNHPVEAPYGPEDGYHISKDLADKSIEFIMDAKAVNPDKPWYMYYCPGAGHAPHHVWKEWADKYKGKFDEGYEAIREDILAKQKELGLLADDVQLSEINPHGEPDVTSPTGVPWPSLDYVKPWDSLDDDEKRLFARMAEVYAGFISYTDFEMGRLIDYLEESGQLENTIIFVTSDNGASAEGGPNGSFNENKFFNNVEDTVEANLAKIDELGGPSSYNHYNTGWAWAFDTPFPYWKRYAGYEGGVCDMMLMSWPAQIEAGGVRHQYLHAIDVVPTIYDMLGVEPPDYVKGHLQSPIEGNSFADTFSDADAPERQTQFYSMLGMRSIYHEGWLATALHPALSGWGHFEKDEWELYHLSEDRSQSTNVAAENPEKLQELIGLWFYNAGLYNGFPVDDRTATEQLNRERPESGKPREHYVYYPGTAEVPESVAVVVKGRNYTIAAQMLIESEDAEGVLFAHGGVGGGHTLYIKDGELVYLYNWLGEKLQYTRFAGVTPGHHVYTAEFTKTGMDDVTKSAIGTLKLYMDDKVVGESEIWTQPGSFALAGDGLNIGKDGGSPTSPEYLPPFEFEGGEIVKVVVDVSGEPYVDHEMQVRAWMALD
- a CDS encoding DUF937 domain-containing protein, translated to MGIMGKMMKKTATGFVVSSATALAVSSISNVLGLSDSKVGSILAVGVPMMAFIAADDPQITDLLFKDSKKKKSKKEKSRKESEDDFFNIFGDKGHKMNKEIAKETGATEEEVNGVMSLFMPTFVGAIAEEDPEDSKALGRMFKEDSEETKRESPS
- a CDS encoding HAD family hydrolase codes for the protein MKIELASWNDGPAKQAIIDFVAAVTAENGEHYVAPDDRLACFDNDGTLWSERPAYFQLLFAIDRVRDMAPDHPEWATTQPFQAVLEEDLEMLAELGESAMVDIVAATHVGMTTEEFAAIVDVWTTSARHPVTGQLFTDMVFQPMLELLRYLRHHGFTTYIVSGGGIEFMRPWSERVYGIPPQQVIGTSIETVYEMREDGPVLVRLAEINHIDDEAGKPVGINRYIGRRPVLAFGNSDGDHEMLQWTASGDGLRFCGLVHHTDAEREYAYDRGAHIGGLDVAWVEALEKGWTVVDMKEDWQRVYAHDQIEN
- a CDS encoding alkaline phosphatase family protein, coding for MSNTIERFAIWTVRLVVTTLVTSAALMITAWILPAMAFVATPLGPRWLHAVAAAILIGLINLLLRPVVLYISRPLGFFLLFAVGFLLNVVALALAAWLLPGFELGGIFNMVVASIIIAAINTVLSTLLNLGDEDSYYRRRTEERAAATPFPTADEPGRKLMMLEIDGLSYHHIKKALAEGRLPTLSAMMEEDGYELSKVDCGLPSQTSACQAGIMFGDNSDIPAFRWYDKTQGKLIVSSSDAEELNDRYAHGNGLMRGGTSVSNMLNGDAYKSLMTVADLRPPDGEEAKRRADDVSLLMLDPSFLLSTIARYLGMVGVELWEGWQQRRHDVYPRLNRLAHFYPFVRPATSVFVRDLGASFAVFDIMRGSPSIYLTWPGYDEVAHHSGPWTTDAFNDLARFDKTIQRIRHTIKEKAPGYYDLIILSDHGQSFGPTFLQRYGISIKDFIEKQLPEGTTVAAAFGGDTGMMSLNSTGAELANARQAGEESRTVKGLATQGERLTDRATAEQQARLAAATKPADVTAYGSGNLAQVYFDLFPRKITLAELNAAYPGMVDALIEHEGIGLVCGYTDDGTPIAIGDDGMRNLHTGEVEGIDPLLMYAPSEGYGASTVETRAWQVRRVMDFPHAGDLMLISTVYPDGTVAALEELIGSHGGLGGEQTDAFIFHPADMEVTETRNSIDVFHILNKHRGAPVPAPKPVEVEGEVATEDWKPKNLAKGLGMVGTWLHHVFRCLIPDRDAFEGVVKDPLMTGPALLVGILGTTLLALVMRGINVGDLVVVPARIVGLLFSMVALYGTGYLLTRKGSFARTTRAVGFAQSPALLLVFALYQPLAHIVILVVTVLILIGVWIGTAIAHETKGWKTAILPVLYLLLSTVAVGAAIVIWGGATVTLISVLGTLGIVVPQ